AATTGATTTAAGTGGTTTGAAACTAGATACTTTAAGGATTCAGTCAGCTAAAAGTAATGTTGTGATTGGGTTAGCATGGATTGGTAAAGCGTTACTTATGAGGGGCCATGTGAAGGTAAAAGATATAACAATGACTTTGTTAGGTTTATTGATGTTGGATGGCAACATTGGGGATTCAAACCAGTTGCAGGAATGGACTGAAGTTTGTGATGAGGAATATGTTCCTCAGCTGATGAAGTGTGCAGCAGATTCATTTCATATTATCATGAGTGATTCCGAAGAATGTTTGAATCGAAGATATCATGCAGTCATACGACCTCTCTACAAGCAGCGGTTTTTCAGTTCCGTGATACCCATATTATCGTCCTTGGTTGTAAAATCTGAGTCATCATCTGTTAGGTTTGTACACACAGTTCCTAAATGTTATTCatagttttgaaaattgcaTGGTCAATTAGATATTAGTGTATCGCTGTCTTTTATGGACTACCGCTGTTCCACATCTTTCATCACGAAACTTTTTCTATGCTAGAGCATCTTATAAGATGCTTAATATGATCTTCAAAGCCTATATATTGGTCAAATAGATGCTTTCCTTGTATATATTTTTGCATTGATCTTGTCCTAAATCAATTTTTCCTCTCCAGATCAATGCTATATCGAGCCTTTGCACATGTTGTGTCAGATGCTCCCCTGACGGCTATTCTCAGTGAAGCCAAAAAGGTCAGCACAATATCTGTGTGCATCTTGTCAAATATTCATGTATTCTACTTACATTTATTCTTTGTTATGTAACCCTTTTCGGTTTCTCATGCAGCTGATTCCTATATTATTGGATTGCTTGGCCATCTTGAGCATGGATGTTCTGGATAAGGATATTATCTACAACGTGTTACTAGTTGTATCTGGATTATTGACAGACAGAAATGGTGAGATAAAATTGAAGGTTTATTAGATCTGGTATTCACGTTTTTCTAGAACAATATTATTGTTCTTATAATTTTATATGAGGTGGTGCTTGgattgatgaatttcaaattcctTAACTCTAGGCGAACAAAATTGAAGTGAATTTCAAACCCTCTGCGTATCAAGTTATGCAATTTCGATAATAATAAAGTTGAATTTCAAATACACTCAAAATGTGAGTCATTTAAAATTCAATCTCTCAAATCCTTCACTGAATCAAATTCATCAATCCAAGAGCAAACCCGAGTTGTTAGACTTGTGAGGTTCCTTTTCCGATATTTTATCTGTGCATGGTTCCATCCCAAAAACTGATATTGAAAAATCTTTTTATGCATATATGGATAAAGCTTTCTAGATAGActtcagaaaatgttgttccCATTTAAAAAATGGCGCACTAGTCGGGACATGGTTTTTCTTCTGAGGTTTGACCACGGTTTAAAGGTGGTGGAGGTTGTTGATTGACTATTTGGTTTATCAAATTAATTTGAACTGGATGAGAGTTAATTTTTAACCACAGTGGCTCGTCAATTTCTCAACTTTGTGCTGCAGGAGAAGAAGCTGTCATTGGAAATGCACCAAGAATAATCAATCAACTTATTGATCTTACAGCGTATTCACAATCCATGGTATGATGAATCTCTCTTAAAAAATCTTATTAACGAATATGGCATTTGACATTATGCATCATTATAACGACATAAGTACTTATAATTTCATTGAATTTGAAAActtttttgttattattatatcTCATTATTTGGCTTTTTTTCCCGACGGTTTGTTTATTTTGTACATGGCGAAATGTAAAAAGTATTTGTTTACTCTCCAGAGGTTTGTTGTATCAACCGTATGTAAACATTTCTTGAGATTTTCAGGCCATTCGAGAGACAGCCATACAGTGCCTTGTTGCTATGTCTGAACTTCCCCACACGAGAATTTATCCATTGAAAACTCAGGTACAATATTCGTTACATATAATTGTTGTCTCTGGTTAGTTCCATGCAAAAAGTCGTATTGTCCCCACTTTCGTCGAGACCATCTGCATTTCCTTTTATGGTAGGTACTTCTAGATTTCTTTTGAACAAAATCGTCAATGATGGAACCCCCTTTCCCAGACTTTGTTTTCGTAGTTTCAAGTTCTTGTCTGAAACACCCTAATCCTATCAATGATATCGAAAATATTATTATGGTAATAGCATCAGCAGCAACTTTATCATCACAAGTTCGTTTCTTACCGTGATGCCTCTGAATTTTATATCGATAATAACAGTTCTTGATGGAACCATCAATGTTTAGGTTTTGCAATCGATATCAAAAGCACTGGACGATCCCAAGCGAATAATTCGTCAAGAAGCTGTCAGATGTCGAAGCGCTTGGTatgttatttcttagtttttcCCATCTTTTCAACGAGATCCACCATTTGTCGACATCCGTCTTCTGATTTACAGGGCCTCAGTATAATGAATGAAGAACTCTTCATTTCTTTAAAACACAGCAGCCGTGAGAAAGGTTCAGGCATACATTTCTCGTTCTAACATCGGGGTGGCTCATATCGGGGAAAGTGAACTAGTCACCCAActtagatgaaaaaatattcgaaattattggcttctttttatttatttatttttacgcCCAAAAGTAGATATCCGccccaaaataaaaaatttatccaTCCTCACATTAGTTTTCCATGTTAGTTTTGTTTGTTTTAGTTTTATGTAAGCATCGATTACGTATTTTAATTTTCAAAGAACTGTTTGGATCTGTGTATCTACTGCATAAAAAAATTCGTAGGATGGAAACAATGGCAGTGGTGGAAGCAATTCTAAGTATGATTTCTGCGCATTATCGTGTGTACACTTCACCACTCTCCTCGTCAtttattcataaataaataaatcttttaacaGACgggtttataaaaaaaatgcaggaaattaaaattcaaatcGTTAACTTGAACAATTGTTGGGTCAGAATCTGGTGTCAACATGAATCAATTTTGTATTTACAAAATTCGCAAGTTTCAAGCTTACTCTCTTAAACAATCGATTTCATCTTCCTTTTGATGTTTTTGGCCTTAATTGAATAGCGGTATGACCTCTACAACATCAGATACATACAAAAACCAAACGAaatttaacactattttaaaacGACAACTTTCACGTTTTATTTCGTTCCAATCCGCTGCTACAACACATTCTACGGTTACATGTAACTTGCAGATGCATTTACCCCGAGTATGTCGGCATCCAAGACAACAATTGGAAAACATTGGAAAAATGATGAATGACACGAAAATGACAAGTAAAGCCatatattatcattattatcttGTGATGATTTAGCGGTATTTACGGTAGTTGGGGCTGTACATACAGCTTTCTGCATATGCAACGAGGTTTTCTGGCTGCGGTAGGCGGGTGGCCAAACCTTCAagcaaaagaaaacaagaaaacTTTAGGCATCCAGTCGGGTACAGAGCATGCTTTACAGATTAAAATGCAAAGACGGCAGCCCTTGGAGTTTGGCCTCAATATAGAAACCTGTGTACCCTTTTACCAAATTAAAACGACCCCTCACACAGTATGGAATCCAAAAATTGACTTAGAAAGGGTgaaactgaaatgataaaagtTTAGCAGGACTGTATTTTACTCTACTGGACTGTATTTTACTCTACTTATTCTATATCAATTCATTTCCAAAATTAAAGAGAAGGTGGGATGGTCGCACCTATCGGCTATCCTCTGCCTCGGCCACTGCCCTTACAGTTGTTGCACCCAATGTGTAGGTGCGAGATTTATAGAAGATGCCGGcttgttcatttttgagatgtTGACGATGAAAACAGGGGAAGACACAAATGGTAGGAATTAAACAGAGGAAAAAAGTCCAAAATTTAACTTGTGACAGATATCATGCATCACTCAGAAATTTTTGGTGATCAATGAAAACTCACTGGATGGTTATAGACTTGTCTATAATGACGATCTTGATGATGAAAGTTGGAGTATAACGTCTAACATTAAAGGCTATCCACACCGTACACGTCCTCAACACCGCCACCGACGGTGGAATTAAATTCTTCTTCACTCACTGGTGATGGTGTTGGCGACGAGGGAGCAGTTTCCCTCATTTCCTTCAGCGTATTTTCCATCAAAATGGTGACGTTTCGATCACCTGGTCTGCCATTTGAGCTAACGGCAGCTACCAGTACCGGAGTTGCCGCAGCCCTTCGATGTGTAGACTTTGTCGAGCTCAGGTACAACCCGGAAATCGAATTATTCTGCACAAGATACACCAATAATAACTAGATTCGAGAAATAAAAAATACTTATAAAAAGGGCcttcaatcaaataaaaatatatcagttAGCTGCACACGGATTTCCTGGGGGAAAAAAAGATTGTTTTTTTCTTTATGGGTACTTCCTCGATCAAAATCCATGCAATGGGTTGTTCTGCTTTTTTCGAATCCGGGATcagataaaaaaaacatataaagaCAAAGAAAACTTCAAACAACTGTAACAGAAGGACCAAAAATTTCAGGATAATGAAACGGGAACTACATTAAACAAATAATTACAAATCCATATGATTGATTCGAGACAGTTACAGATATTTTCCTAGAAAATGGTTTTGATTACCAGAAAACTGCTTCCATTTAATGAAAACATGGTGGCAGATAGCATAAAAGGTGGAGTCTTTTCTTCCGACGTGCTGTGTTCTTGAGACAACGTAACGAGAAAGCCGGCGAGAGAAGAGAGGGGAAAAGGAAGGAAAAAATTGGCGACAATGGATTCCTTCTTATGGTATGTGCGGCACCGGTTTCCTTTCTTCCTCTCTCCTACTTGTCCTTTGGAGTTCGCATTTATATCAGAttcatcatcaatattcaagaAACTAGAatttgcatgtgattttatattaTATGCATCTAGATTGAGGAAATAAACATCAAGTTTTAATACCAAAAAAAATCCAggcaaattttaaattataaataataatagttagaaatttgaaattcattatttttttcttgttttatttGTGTTGGTATCCGTATGGTTGGATTGCGCTGTAATAAACTCATGGTGGAATATTTTAAAGATTGTTCTTTGGAATTTGGAAGGTTAGTTTTTCAACAGTCAATTAGATAAAATCTACTGTGAGTTGCATATATAGACTTGGACAATCATCTCCTCTTGAACTAGCTATTGGGATTAAGTTAGATCcaattttcaatcttaacatggtatcaaaGCTCAGGTTTTACCGTTATGTGTTAAATTGCCCATATTTGAGACATTCGTTCTGCTTCATAATtaggtcatttgtaaacttcacgctctAGATATCATTTCTAGGCGTGAGTGAGGTGTGTTAGatgtcccacatcggttagaTAAAATCTCTGGGACTTGTATA
The Primulina tabacum isolate GXHZ01 chromosome 9, ASM2559414v2, whole genome shotgun sequence DNA segment above includes these coding regions:
- the LOC142504501 gene encoding uncharacterized protein LOC142504501, with product MGNLTHNDAYNIKSHANSSFLNIDDESDINANSKGQVGERKKGNRCRTYHKKESIVANFFLPFPLSSLAGFLVTLSQEHSTSEEKTPPFMLSATMFSLNGSSFLNNSISGLYLSSTKSTHRRAAATPVLVAAVSSNGRPGDRNVTILMENTLKEMRETAPSSPTPSPVSEEEFNSTVGGGVEDVYGVDSL